TGCGTGGTTTTCAGCGTTATTTGCGGTCTTTGGGCGTGCCTGTTTTTAGCTTGCCTGGGGTTTCTTTGCCTGGTTTGTCGGCGGCTCCCATTCGTGTTTTGAGCCGGGTTGAGGTGGGTTTGTTGTACGATGGCTGCGGGTTTGATCATTGGGGTTTGCGCGACCAGGCGCTTTTGTCTTTGGGTTATGGTTGTGGTTTGCGCCGTAGCGAAATTCATTTGTTGGATGTGGGTGATGTTCACTTCAAAAAGGGTTGGGTACAGGTGTTGTCTGGTAAGGGTCGCAAGGAGCGTTTTGTGCCTATGGTGGGTCGGGTGAAGGATGATTTGTATGCTTATTTGACGGAGGGTCGCCGCTTTTTTTCGGGTCGTTCGCCCAGTCCGGCATTTTTGCTGAGTCAGCGTGGGCATCGTTTGGGCCCCAAGAGTTTGAGCGAACGACTGGAAAAGTTGGCGACAAAAGCGGAGTTATCGGGTGGTTCGGTGGGTTTGCATAGTTTGCGCCATAGCATTGCTACTCATTTGCATAATGGGGGTATGTCGTTGTCCAAAGTGAGTTTGTTTTTGGGTCATAGTTCACTGGATTCTACACAGTTGTATACTCATCTTTAGTCGGGAGTTGTTAGTCGGGAGTCGGTAGTTATTAGTCGGTGGCTTTTAGTTGGTAGTTGTTAGCCTCGCTTCGCGCAACCATAAAGCCATTTTAGCCATAAAGCCAC
The Microscilla marina ATCC 23134 genome window above contains:
- a CDS encoding tyrosine-type recombinase/integrase, whose translation is MDSLEITITSYQEHLQGFEAWLRSLGYASSTCDKYPRQLREFLYFLEQQGRFGLAEVGASDVSAYFDYLSGRRSVKTGELLSHSHLRSVRKTLRGFQRYLRSLGVPVFSLPGVSLPGLSAAPIRVLSRVEVGLLYDGCGFDHWGLRDQALLSLGYGCGLRRSEIHLLDVGDVHFKKGWVQVLSGKGRKERFVPMVGRVKDDLYAYLTEGRRFFSGRSPSPAFLLSQRGHRLGPKSLSERLEKLATKAELSGGSVGLHSLRHSIATHLHNGGMSLSKVSLFLGHSSLDSTQLYTHL